A stretch of the Clostridium fungisolvens genome encodes the following:
- the dapA gene encoding 4-hydroxy-tetrahydrodipicolinate synthase, which yields MSLFKGSGVAIVTPFTENGVDFKKLEELLEWHIENKTDAIVVCGTTGEASTMTESEKKETIKFTVDVVKKRIPVIAGTGTNNTAYSIEMSKWAESIGVDGLLIITPYYNKTSQRGLIEHFKAIDSAVNTPIILYNVPARTNVNISPDVLLKLTELKNIVAVKEASGDLSQIAKIKSLCGDKIDIYSGNDDQIIPILSLGGIGVISVLANVIPKEVHDMCELFLTGKTKEALDIQISTLDLANTLFIEPNPIPVKTALNLMNCNVGPLRLPLYKMEGENLEKLSNVLRKHNLIK from the coding sequence ATGTCTTTATTTAAAGGGTCTGGTGTTGCTATAGTTACTCCTTTTACGGAAAACGGAGTTGATTTTAAAAAATTAGAAGAACTTCTTGAATGGCATATAGAAAATAAAACTGATGCTATAGTTGTATGTGGTACCACAGGTGAAGCTTCAACTATGACTGAAAGCGAAAAGAAAGAAACTATAAAGTTTACTGTAGATGTCGTTAAAAAAAGAATACCTGTAATTGCAGGTACAGGTACTAATAATACTGCTTACTCTATAGAAATGAGCAAATGGGCTGAAAGTATAGGAGTTGATGGACTTTTAATAATAACTCCTTACTATAATAAGACATCTCAAAGAGGATTAATAGAACATTTTAAAGCTATAGATAGTGCTGTAAATACACCAATTATACTATATAATGTACCAGCTAGAACAAATGTAAATATAAGTCCAGATGTTCTTTTAAAGCTTACTGAACTTAAAAATATAGTAGCAGTTAAAGAAGCAAGCGGAGATTTAAGCCAAATAGCAAAAATAAAGTCTCTTTGCGGTGATAAAATAGATATCTACTCTGGAAACGATGACCAAATAATTCCTATACTATCTTTGGGTGGAATAGGTGTAATATCAGTGCTTGCAAATGTTATTCCTAAGGAAGTTCATGATATGTGCGAACTTTTCTTAACTGGAAAGACAAAGGAAGCCTTAGATATTCAAATAAGTACTTTAGATTTAGCAAATACTTTATTTATAGAACCTAATCCAATTCCAGTAAAGACAGCTTTAAATCTAATGAATTGCAACGTTGGACCTTTAAGATTACCTCTTTATAAAATGGAAGGCGAAAATCTTGAAAAATTAAGCAATGTTTTAAGAAAGCATAATCTTATTAAGTAA
- a CDS encoding rhodanese-like domain-containing protein produces the protein MFSFIKRGNFSAISVHDVDDIINKINLIDIREPYEYEDGHVPKAMNIPMGTILRDPEKYLDKEKEYHIICQSGGRSAKTCSELSTRGYKVVNVSGGTGSYLRPLEK, from the coding sequence ATGTTTTCATTCATTAAAAGAGGAAATTTTAGTGCAATAAGTGTTCATGATGTTGATGATATCATAAATAAGATAAATTTAATAGATATAAGAGAGCCCTATGAGTACGAAGACGGGCATGTACCTAAAGCGATGAATATTCCTATGGGAACAATACTTAGAGATCCAGAAAAATATTTAGATAAAGAAAAAGAATATCATATAATATGCCAATCTGGCGGGAGAAGTGCAAAGACTTGTAGTGAGCTTAGTACAAGGGGATACAAGGTAGTAAATGTTTCTGGAGGAACTGGGTCGTATTTAAGACCTCTAGAGAAATAG
- a CDS encoding small, acid-soluble spore protein, alpha/beta type, whose protein sequence is MSKTPLKKIIKSKIKSNRELSDAEKLRESMKYEIAEELGLKDKVDSEGWGGLTAEETGRIGGIMTKRKKNLKIPSNDEILGRK, encoded by the coding sequence ATGAGCAAAACACCATTAAAAAAAATCATAAAATCTAAAATTAAATCAAATAGAGAGCTGTCTGATGCTGAAAAGCTTAGAGAGTCTATGAAATATGAAATTGCAGAAGAATTAGGACTTAAAGATAAAGTTGATTCAGAAGGCTGGGGGGGACTCACAGCAGAAGAAACTGGAAGAATAGGCGGTATAATGACTAAAAGAAAAAAGAATCTTAAGATACCAAGCAATGACGAAATTTTAGGAAGAAAGTAA
- a CDS encoding cysteine hydrolase family protein, with the protein MAKETALLIVDVQVAMYSYEDQSLYNGEKVLDNIYLLLQKARNSGTPVIYIQHTSEDDDEYNRTKPTWQIHPKITPLDNETVIEKTTWDSFYKTSLDATLKEKGIKKLIIVGMQTEFCLDTTCRCAYSLGYHENVLVRDANSTFDGPVLTSNQIVEHHNTLLGGRFVKSMYTEEIEFDKEN; encoded by the coding sequence ATGGCTAAAGAAACAGCTCTATTAATTGTAGATGTACAAGTTGCTATGTATTCCTATGAGGATCAATCCTTGTATAACGGTGAGAAGGTTCTGGATAATATCTATCTTTTACTTCAAAAAGCTAGAAATTCAGGTACTCCAGTAATATATATTCAACATACTAGTGAAGATGATGATGAGTATAATAGGACGAAACCAACATGGCAAATTCATCCGAAAATAACTCCATTGGACAACGAAACTGTAATAGAGAAGACAACTTGGGATTCTTTTTATAAAACAAGTTTAGATGCTACCCTGAAAGAAAAAGGAATAAAAAAACTTATTATAGTAGGAATGCAGACTGAATTTTGTTTGGACACTACTTGTAGATGTGCTTATAGCTTAGGGTATCATGAAAATGTATTAGTTAGAGATGCAAATAGTACTTTTGATGGACCTGTGCTAACATCAAATCAAATAGTTGAGCATCATAACACTCTTTTGGGTGGAAGATTTGTTAAGTCTATGTATACAGAAGAAATTGAATTTGATAAAGAAAATTAA
- the dapB gene encoding 4-hydroxy-tetrahydrodipicolinate reductase, giving the protein MTKIILNGCCGKMGTVISNLVEKDENLQIVAGIDKFPKGERSYPIFSDLDECTIEYDVLLDFSRPDSLRPILAFSEKNSKPVVLCSTGYTAEDLALIEEKSKVIPVFRSANMSVGVNLVNMLLRKISPVLYENFDIEVIEKHHNQKVDAPSGTAVMLAETIKNSIEEDTHFVYGREGIAKRDHKEIGIHAIRGGSIVGDHDVIFAGDGEVIEITHKAISREVFAVGALKASAYMGTISKPGHYDMEDVLNLSF; this is encoded by the coding sequence ATGACAAAAATAATATTGAACGGTTGCTGTGGAAAGATGGGGACTGTTATTTCAAATCTTGTAGAAAAAGATGAAAATCTTCAAATAGTAGCTGGAATAGATAAATTTCCAAAAGGTGAAAGAAGTTATCCTATTTTTAGTGATTTAGATGAGTGCACTATAGAATACGATGTATTACTTGATTTTTCAAGACCAGACTCACTAAGACCAATACTAGCTTTTTCAGAAAAAAATAGTAAACCAGTGGTTCTTTGTTCTACTGGATATACTGCTGAAGATTTGGCTTTAATTGAAGAAAAATCCAAGGTAATTCCAGTGTTCAGATCTGCCAACATGAGTGTTGGAGTAAACCTTGTAAATATGCTTCTTAGAAAAATATCACCTGTCCTATATGAAAACTTTGATATTGAAGTTATAGAAAAACATCATAACCAAAAGGTGGATGCTCCTTCTGGTACAGCGGTTATGCTTGCTGAAACTATAAAGAACTCAATTGAAGAAGATACACACTTCGTATATGGAAGAGAAGGAATTGCAAAGAGAGATCATAAAGAGATTGGTATTCACGCAATACGTGGTGGAAGTATAGTTGGTGATCATGACGTTATTTTTGCAGGTGATGGTGAGGTTATTGAAATAACTCATAAAGCTATCTCAAGAGAAGTTTTTGCTGTAGGTGCTTTAAAAGCAAGTGCTTATATGGGCACAATCTCAAAACCAGGACATTATGATATGGAAGATGTATTAAATCTATCGTTCTAA
- a CDS encoding class I SAM-dependent DNA methyltransferase: MDSYNKFANLYDQLIYEDINYNSISDFILNLCKDNNINYEYYLDLACGTGNVAAILGKNFKNIFLVDSSDSMLINADKKFREERMKCKIVCQDMSELSLNRKFDLVTCVLDSTNYILDIEDLKNYFLSVKKHMSENGIFVFDINSYYKLSEILGNNIFTYNSEEIFYTWENIFEDEIVEMSLTFFVKDGDLYERFEEIHEERAYKEDLIESMVKDAGFEIIGKYDGYKNIDVKKDSERIVYVLKNLEVN, translated from the coding sequence ATGGACAGCTATAATAAATTTGCAAATCTTTATGATCAATTGATATATGAAGATATTAACTATAACAGTATAAGTGATTTCATTCTGAATTTATGTAAAGACAATAACATAAACTATGAATATTACTTAGATTTAGCGTGTGGAACAGGAAATGTAGCAGCAATATTAGGTAAAAATTTTAAAAACATATTTTTAGTTGATTCATCAGATAGTATGCTTATAAATGCAGATAAAAAGTTTAGAGAAGAAAGAATGAAATGCAAGATAGTATGTCAGGATATGAGTGAACTATCTCTTAATAGAAAATTTGATTTAGTGACTTGTGTTTTGGATTCAACTAATTACATATTAGATATCGAAGATTTAAAAAACTACTTTCTTTCTGTAAAAAAGCATATGAGTGAAAATGGAATCTTTGTTTTTGATATAAATTCCTATTATAAATTAAGTGAGATTCTTGGCAACAATATTTTTACATATAATTCTGAAGAGATTTTCTATACTTGGGAAAATATATTTGAAGATGAAATAGTGGAAATGAGCCTAACCTTTTTTGTTAAGGATGGAGATCTATACGAGAGATTTGAAGAAATCCATGAAGAAAGAGCTTACAAAGAAGATCTTATAGAATCAATGGTGAAGGACGCAGGGTTCGAAATAATTGGAAAGTACGATGGATATAAAAATATCGATGTAAAAAAAGATAGCGAAAGAATAGTATATGTACTTAAGAATTTGGAGGTAAATTAA
- a CDS encoding ArsR/SmtB family transcription factor, which translates to MLDKAKEVSEVLKVLANENRLLLVCHLLEKPMTVSELNESLSNLTQSAISQHLAMLKAHKIVDYNKKGLTSTYFILDQRVSKLVEVLRDNYC; encoded by the coding sequence ATGCTAGACAAAGCTAAAGAAGTTTCAGAAGTTTTAAAGGTGCTCGCAAATGAAAATAGACTATTGCTAGTGTGTCATTTACTAGAAAAACCTATGACAGTAAGTGAACTGAATGAGAGTTTGAGTAATTTGACTCAATCTGCTATTTCTCAGCATTTAGCAATGCTAAAAGCACACAAGATAGTTGATTATAACAAAAAAGGTTTAACAAGCACTTACTTTATCTTAGATCAAAGAGTAAGTAAACTTGTAGAAGTATTAAGGGATAATTATTGTTAA
- a CDS encoding TROVE domain-containing protein, which yields MSKFNRVKGYVRNKSGHVAYEMPLKERLVSEVLTSLFGEAKFYGDNTNDLLKDIRKAIKEDPSFVANLSLYSRREFHLRSISHVLTGELAYSKEGKPYVRELLNQVVERVDDMTEILSYYINTYGRPLPNSLKKGIADKFLTFDEYSLGKYNRKKAVMLKDILCLTHPKPKDKEQETLFKAILEDRIKTPVTWESTLSKRGNTKEVWEELIECNKLGYMAMLRNLRNIINARPDNIEKIYTALSDENRVLKSKQLPFRYYTAYKNLENERSITSKAYSALEKAMKISIKNIDKLNGITLIAADVSGSMNWNLSDKGDTTCAEIAVLFMAMANHICEEALTVSFDYNLHHNPMSNEGGIIANAESVKVTGGGTDITLPIKYLIENNIYIDRIIIISDNEINCGYENTCQRLVETYRNKINPNVWVHAIDLLGYGTQQFKGDRVNIIAGWNEKVLEFINKAELGVSTLTEEIEKYYFKGESSYARNTG from the coding sequence ATGAGTAAATTTAATAGAGTAAAGGGGTATGTTAGGAATAAATCAGGTCATGTTGCATATGAAATGCCTTTAAAAGAGAGATTAGTATCTGAAGTTCTTACAAGTTTATTTGGCGAAGCTAAGTTTTATGGAGATAACACTAATGATTTATTGAAAGACATTAGGAAAGCTATTAAAGAAGACCCAAGTTTTGTAGCTAACCTTTCTTTATATTCTAGAAGAGAATTTCACTTAAGAAGTATATCTCATGTATTAACTGGGGAACTTGCATATTCAAAAGAAGGAAAGCCATATGTAAGAGAATTATTAAACCAAGTAGTAGAAAGAGTAGATGATATGACTGAAATCCTTTCGTATTATATCAATACCTATGGTAGACCGCTGCCAAATTCACTAAAAAAGGGTATAGCTGATAAGTTTTTAACCTTTGATGAATATTCTTTAGGAAAGTATAATAGGAAAAAAGCTGTTATGTTAAAGGATATATTATGTCTTACTCATCCAAAACCTAAGGATAAGGAACAGGAAACCTTGTTTAAAGCCATATTAGAGGATAGAATAAAAACTCCTGTAACTTGGGAAAGTACTTTATCTAAGAGAGGTAATACAAAGGAAGTTTGGGAAGAACTTATAGAATGCAATAAGCTTGGATATATGGCCATGCTTCGTAATTTAAGAAATATAATAAATGCAAGACCAGATAATATTGAAAAGATATATACAGCATTGAGTGATGAAAATAGAGTCTTAAAAAGTAAGCAGCTACCCTTCAGATATTATACTGCTTATAAGAATTTGGAAAATGAGAGAAGTATAACTTCAAAGGCTTATAGTGCTTTAGAAAAAGCTATGAAAATATCAATTAAAAATATAGATAAATTAAACGGAATAACCCTAATTGCAGCAGATGTATCTGGTTCAATGAATTGGAATTTAAGCGATAAGGGGGATACAACCTGTGCGGAAATTGCAGTGTTATTTATGGCTATGGCAAACCATATATGTGAAGAGGCACTAACAGTTTCCTTTGATTATAATCTTCATCATAATCCAATGTCTAACGAAGGAGGCATTATTGCTAATGCTGAATCTGTGAAGGTTACAGGTGGAGGCACGGATATTACATTACCTATAAAATACTTAATAGAAAATAATATATATATAGATAGAATAATAATAATTTCAGATAATGAGATAAACTGTGGTTATGAAAATACTTGTCAAAGATTAGTGGAGACATATAGAAATAAAATTAATCCAAATGTTTGGGTGCATGCTATTGATTTATTAGGCTATGGAACTCAGCAATTTAAGGGAGACAGGGTAAATATAATAGCTGGATGGAATGAAAAGGTTTTGGAGTTTATTAATAAGGCAGAGCTAGGAGTAAGTACATTAACTGAGGAAATAGAAAAATATTATTTTAAAGGGGAGAGTAGTTATGCTAGAAATACAGGGTAA
- a CDS encoding nucleoside deaminase, with protein sequence MWKDLNYAWQEAFALAWESFKKNTIPIGAVIVDESGKIISKGRNRIFDTSSNNPLAGTGMAHAETTAMLTLKREEHLNIKKYTLYTTMEPCPMCFGAMVMVGIRNIKYAARDGYAGATELNDKMEYIKSKNMNFSRENEELEAFQICLQSAYEYKTQHSVPQAVLDSWSEYCSNGVLLAKELDEDEYFQNALSVCKPIGEIYDEVINRLHKGEGFEKII encoded by the coding sequence ATGTGGAAAGATTTAAATTATGCTTGGCAGGAAGCATTTGCTTTAGCTTGGGAATCTTTTAAGAAAAATACTATTCCAATTGGTGCCGTTATAGTTGATGAGAGCGGAAAGATTATATCAAAAGGTAGAAATAGAATCTTTGATACTTCAAGCAATAATCCATTGGCTGGCACTGGGATGGCTCATGCGGAAACTACTGCTATGCTAACTTTGAAACGAGAAGAACACTTAAATATAAAAAAATATACATTGTATACCACAATGGAGCCATGTCCAATGTGTTTTGGGGCAATGGTTATGGTGGGGATAAGAAATATAAAATATGCAGCAAGAGATGGTTACGCTGGTGCAACGGAACTAAATGATAAGATGGAATATATAAAGAGTAAAAATATGAATTTTAGTAGAGAAAATGAGGAGCTAGAGGCATTTCAGATTTGCCTTCAATCAGCGTACGAGTATAAAACACAGCATAGTGTACCTCAAGCTGTACTAGATTCCTGGAGTGAATATTGTAGTAATGGAGTTTTGTTAGCAAAGGAATTGGATGAAGATGAATATTTTCAAAATGCTTTAAGTGTGTGCAAGCCAATTGGGGAGATATATGATGAAGTAATTAACAGATTACATAAGGGAGAAGGCTTTGAAAAGATTATCTAA
- a CDS encoding WYL domain-containing protein, producing the protein MFSDFIKHYNNIRWILRDVFLYGCFSREALEDKTSLSSRKISYEMRRIQQYLEKDLIKVDKDGRNKLLNLSYDSLSNPSNFLVNTYYNKSFTKIDLVLYFYILLILNSKKKALSLSGIEDILVKETSFNPDSISSKTIERKLKEMESELGLLKMSKTGRVKNYEVSDDILKTLSSQELEHLFYIVNLYKNITFPVVAGHYFEETLKNYMKFEREKEIDFKEAFQYKNLHFHPVVEEEILWQIVTAINEKKSINYDSISRRRNAQKQGNLVPYKIRYDVKYGRFYIVAFTKGKKCVNARLDRVYNLKAVREEFEDTDLDVLYDKCMGNSWSAVHLNGDSSCEKVEFSVVIEKKEELYIVEKIKNELKNYTMDIQEGVYEFTTLVNDPYEMCPWIREYSSYIVIKSPIQLKRKLKKDWKEMLKLYGVIS; encoded by the coding sequence ATGTTTAGTGACTTTATTAAGCACTATAATAATATTAGATGGATATTAAGAGATGTTTTTTTATATGGATGCTTTTCAAGAGAAGCTTTAGAGGATAAAACTTCTTTGAGTTCAAGAAAAATAAGCTATGAGATGAGAAGGATACAGCAATATCTTGAAAAGGATTTAATAAAGGTAGATAAGGATGGCAGAAATAAGCTATTAAATCTGAGTTATGATTCTCTTTCTAATCCAAGTAATTTTTTAGTTAACACCTACTATAATAAAAGTTTTACAAAGATTGATTTAGTATTATATTTTTATATATTGTTAATTCTTAATTCAAAGAAAAAAGCCTTGTCACTTTCAGGAATCGAAGACATTTTAGTTAAGGAGACAAGCTTTAACCCAGATAGTATTTCTAGTAAAACCATAGAAAGAAAACTTAAAGAGATGGAAAGTGAACTTGGATTACTTAAGATGAGTAAAACTGGTAGAGTAAAGAACTATGAAGTTTCTGATGATATACTAAAGACTTTGTCAAGTCAGGAGTTGGAGCACCTCTTTTATATTGTAAATCTTTATAAAAATATTACATTCCCAGTGGTAGCAGGGCATTATTTTGAAGAAACTCTTAAGAACTATATGAAATTTGAAAGAGAAAAAGAAATAGATTTTAAAGAAGCTTTTCAGTATAAAAATCTTCATTTTCATCCTGTAGTTGAAGAGGAGATATTATGGCAGATAGTTACAGCTATTAATGAAAAAAAGAGTATAAACTATGATTCTATTTCTAGGAGACGCAATGCACAAAAACAGGGAAATCTTGTTCCGTATAAGATTAGATATGATGTGAAGTATGGAAGGTTTTATATAGTAGCTTTTACAAAAGGTAAAAAGTGCGTAAACGCAAGACTGGATAGAGTTTATAATCTTAAGGCTGTAAGAGAAGAGTTTGAAGATACTGACTTAGATGTGTTGTATGACAAGTGCATGGGTAATAGCTGGTCAGCAGTACATTTAAATGGAGATTCTTCATGCGAGAAGGTTGAATTCTCAGTGGTTATAGAGAAGAAAGAAGAGCTTTATATAGTAGAGAAGATAAAAAATGAACTTAAAAATTACACGATGGATATTCAAGAAGGAGTATATGAATTTACAACTTTAGTTAATGATCCGTATGAGATGTGTCCATGGATTAGAGAATATTCATCATATATAGTAATAAAATCCCCGATTCAGCTTAAGAGGAAGCTAAAAAAAGACTGGAAGGAGATGCTAAAGCTTTATGGAGTTATTTCATGA
- the hslO gene encoding Hsp33 family molecular chaperone HslO: protein MNDKIIRATAKDGMVRIIAGITTNLVDEGTKIHECSTTAAAAFGRMLTAGTLMGAMLKSEKEILTLQINGGGDAKGITVTAYPDCTVKGYIGNPAVELPLNIKGKLDVGGAIGKNGNLTVIRDLGLKDPYVGQVPIYTGEVAEDLAYYFTASEQTPSAVALGVLVNNDLSIKAAGGFIIQMMPGADELLADLLSYRMEEIPPVTTMIAEGKTIEEIIEYIFDGMDLKINDSIEPLYKCDCSREKVERAFISIGLKDLTEIYEEGKEEELKCHFCNKAYKFTNEQIGELINTLTK, encoded by the coding sequence ATGAATGATAAGATTATAAGAGCTACGGCTAAAGATGGAATGGTTAGAATTATAGCTGGAATAACTACTAATTTAGTTGATGAAGGAACAAAAATACATGAATGCAGTACTACAGCAGCTGCAGCTTTTGGAAGAATGCTTACTGCAGGAACTCTAATGGGAGCAATGCTAAAATCTGAAAAAGAAATTTTAACACTTCAAATCAATGGTGGCGGAGATGCAAAAGGTATTACAGTAACTGCATATCCAGATTGTACTGTTAAGGGATATATAGGAAACCCAGCAGTTGAACTTCCTTTAAATATTAAAGGAAAACTTGATGTAGGTGGAGCTATAGGAAAGAATGGTAACTTAACTGTAATAAGAGATTTAGGTCTAAAAGATCCATACGTAGGACAAGTGCCAATTTATACTGGAGAAGTAGCAGAAGATCTTGCGTATTACTTTACAGCATCTGAGCAAACACCATCAGCTGTTGCACTTGGAGTGTTGGTTAATAATGATTTATCAATTAAAGCAGCAGGTGGATTTATAATTCAAATGATGCCAGGAGCTGATGAACTCTTAGCAGATCTTCTATCATATAGAATGGAAGAAATACCACCTGTGACAACTATGATAGCTGAAGGAAAAACTATTGAAGAAATAATTGAATATATATTTGATGGAATGGATTTAAAGATCAATGATAGCATTGAACCACTATATAAATGTGATTGCTCAAGAGAGAAAGTTGAAAGAGCATTTATAAGCATTGGTTTAAAAGATCTTACTGAAATATATGAAGAAGGAAAAGAAGAAGAATTAAAATGTCACTTTTGCAATAAGGCTTATAAATTCACTAATGAACAAATTGGGGAATTAATAAATACTTTGACGAAATAA
- a CDS encoding aspartate-semialdehyde dehydrogenase, protein MFNVAIVGATGNVGRKFIEILAERNFPIKDLYLFASKRSAGKTMKFKDIDYVVEELCDENIKSKKIDFALFSAGGDASLQFAPKFAEIGAVVIDNSSAWRMDPKVPLVVPEVNPEDISWHNGIIANPNCSTIQAVVALKPLYDRYGIKRIVYSTYQAVSGAGLQGILDLQDGVKGEAPKKFPYPIAGNILPHIDVFTEDGYTKEEIKMILETRKILHNDNLKITATTARVPVLNSHSESINVELLKDFNLEDVITLLGNSQGVVVYDDIKNIKYPTPLYVDGKDDVYVGRIRRDFSLDNGLNLWVVADNIRKGAALNAVQIAEIMIKNK, encoded by the coding sequence TTGTTTAATGTAGCAATTGTTGGGGCAACAGGTAATGTTGGAAGAAAGTTCATTGAAATACTCGCAGAAAGGAATTTTCCAATTAAAGACCTGTACTTGTTTGCATCAAAAAGATCTGCAGGCAAGACTATGAAATTTAAAGATATTGATTATGTAGTTGAAGAATTATGTGATGAGAATATTAAATCTAAGAAAATTGATTTTGCATTATTTTCTGCTGGTGGAGACGCAAGCCTTCAGTTTGCTCCTAAATTCGCAGAAATAGGTGCAGTTGTTATAGATAATAGCAGTGCATGGAGAATGGATCCTAAAGTTCCTCTTGTAGTTCCTGAAGTTAATCCAGAAGACATATCTTGGCATAATGGAATAATTGCAAATCCAAATTGTTCTACTATCCAAGCAGTTGTTGCTTTAAAGCCACTTTATGATAGATACGGAATAAAGAGAATTGTATATTCTACTTATCAAGCTGTGTCCGGTGCAGGACTTCAAGGAATATTAGATCTTCAAGATGGAGTTAAAGGTGAAGCACCAAAGAAATTCCCTTATCCTATAGCAGGAAATATCCTTCCTCATATAGATGTATTTACTGAAGATGGATACACTAAGGAAGAAATAAAAATGATATTAGAAACCAGAAAAATTCTCCATAATGATAATTTAAAAATTACTGCTACAACAGCAAGAGTTCCGGTATTAAACAGCCATAGTGAAAGTATTAATGTTGAACTTTTAAAAGATTTTAATCTTGAAGATGTTATTACTTTACTTGGAAACTCTCAAGGTGTAGTTGTATATGATGATATTAAGAACATAAAGTATCCGACACCATTATACGTAGATGGTAAGGATGATGTTTATGTTGGTAGAATAAGAAGAGATTTTAGTTTAGATAATGGTCTAAACCTTTGGGTTGTTGCTGACAACATAAGAAAAGGTGCTGCTTTAAATGCAGTACAAATTGCTGAAATAATGATCAAGAACAAATAA
- a CDS encoding RtcB family protein gives MLEIQGKYSGAKVFTDNIEAEALNQIYKLCDQSFTEGCKVRIMPDTHAGAGCVIGFTADLGDKVIPNIVGVDIGCGMLTVELGKDEIDLEILDEVINKYVPSGMSTHEGRIVRFKKLEELECNRALKDTRRIERSIGTLGGGNHFIEVDKDDEGKHYLVIHSGSRNLGKQVAEYYQSLAIDICSGKESFFEEKEALIKEYKSQGKRKEIEKELKKLRGKYDELQPKYPKELCFLSGKYREFYLKDMEICQEYAVLNRETMASIILDRMFSRNLNSYNFFHTTHNYINFKDNIIRKGSISAYKGEQLLIPINMRDGSILCRGKGNEDWNYSAPHGAGRLMSRTKAKEVVSLEEYKASMSGIFTTSVSEATIDEAPMVYKPIEEILANINETVEDIKIIKPIYNFKAN, from the coding sequence ATGCTAGAAATACAGGGTAAATATAGTGGAGCTAAGGTTTTTACAGACAATATTGAGGCAGAGGCTCTAAATCAGATATATAAGCTATGTGATCAAAGTTTTACAGAGGGGTGTAAGGTTAGAATAATGCCAGATACACACGCAGGAGCAGGATGTGTTATAGGTTTTACAGCAGACTTAGGGGATAAGGTTATACCTAATATTGTAGGCGTAGATATAGGATGCGGAATGCTTACTGTGGAGCTCGGTAAAGATGAAATAGATTTAGAGATACTTGATGAAGTAATAAATAAATATGTTCCATCAGGAATGTCTACACATGAAGGCAGAATAGTGAGGTTTAAAAAGCTTGAAGAATTAGAGTGTAACAGAGCACTTAAAGATACTAGAAGAATTGAAAGAAGTATAGGAACCTTAGGTGGTGGAAATCACTTTATAGAAGTTGACAAAGATGATGAAGGAAAGCATTATTTAGTTATTCATTCAGGAAGCAGAAACTTAGGGAAGCAAGTGGCTGAATATTATCAGAGCTTAGCTATAGATATTTGCAGTGGAAAAGAGAGTTTTTTTGAAGAGAAAGAAGCATTGATTAAAGAATATAAGTCTCAGGGAAAAAGAAAAGAAATTGAAAAAGAACTTAAAAAGTTGAGGGGAAAATATGATGAACTTCAGCCTAAATATCCAAAAGAACTTTGCTTTTTATCAGGAAAATATAGAGAGTTTTACCTAAAGGATATGGAAATATGTCAAGAATATGCAGTGCTTAATAGAGAGACCATGGCTTCAATAATACTTGATAGGATGTTTTCTAGAAATTTAAATAGCTATAACTTCTTTCACACAACTCATAATTATATAAATTTTAAGGATAATATCATAAGAAAAGGCAGCATATCAGCATATAAAGGAGAGCAGCTATTGATTCCTATAAACATGAGAGATGGCAGCATACTCTGCAGAGGAAAAGGTAATGAGGATTGGAACTATTCCGCACCACATGGAGCTGGTAGACTTATGAGCAGAACTAAGGCAAAAGAAGTTGTATCCTTAGAGGAGTATAAAGCTTCTATGTCAGGAATATTTACAACATCAGTGAGTGAAGCAACTATTGATGAGGCACCTATGGTTTATAAACCAATAGAAGAAATTCTAGCTAACATTAATGAAACTGTAGAAGATATTAAAATAATTAAACCGATTTATAATTTTAAGGCAAATTAA